A single window of Dermochelys coriacea isolate rDerCor1 chromosome 14, rDerCor1.pri.v4, whole genome shotgun sequence DNA harbors:
- the RHOT1 gene encoding mitochondrial Rho GTPase 1 isoform X3 translates to MSLVSEEFPEEVPPRAEEITIPADVTPERVPTHIVDYSEAEQSDEQLHHEISQANVICIVYAVNNKNSIDKVTSRWIPLINERTDKDSRLPLILVGNKSDLVEYSSMETILPIMNQYTEIETCVECSAKNLKNISELFYYAQKAVLHPTGPLYCPEEKEMKPACIKALTRIFRISDQDNDGTLSDAELNFFQRICFNTPLAPQALEDVKNVVRKNLSDGVADNGLTLKGFLFLHTLFIQRGRHETTWTVLRRFGYDDDLELTPEYLFPPLKIPSDCTTELNHHVYLFLQSTFDKHDLDRDCALSPDELKDLFKVFPYIPWGPDVNNTVCTNERGWITYQGFLSQWTLTTYLDVQRCLEYLGYLGYSILREQESQASAITGILIFFFKVTRDKKIDLQKKQTQRNVFRCNVIGMKGCGKSGVLQALLGRNLMRQRQIRAEHKSYYAMNTIYVYGQEKYLLLHDVGESEFLTDAETICDAVCLVYDVSNPKSFEYCARIFKQHFMDSRIPCLVVAAKSDLHEVKQEYSISPADFCKKHKMPPPQAFFCNTVDIPSKDIFVKLTTMAMYPHARLRCMCACNRCTFCICQNFLNSDLLQSVKNKLFTAVLNRLRLHIDELGAMLLADEESSIIHQVHAVSSVEDSIFMESSLDPHLLEDRHVTQADLKSSSFWLRASFGATVFAVLGFAMYRALLKQR, encoded by the exons ATGTCTCTTGTCAGTGAAGAATTTCCAGAAGAG GTTCCTCCACGTGCAGAAGAAATCACCATCCCAGCTGATGTCACCCCTGAAAGAGTGCCAACGCACATAGTGGATTATTCAG AAGCAGAGCAAAGTGATGAGCAGCTTCACCATGAAATATCACAG gcTAATGTAATTTGCATAGTATATGCTGTTAACAACAAGAATTCTATTGACAAG GTAACAAGCAGATGGATTCCTCTCATCAATGAAAGAACAGACAAAGATAGCAG GCTTCCTCTTATATTGGTTGGAAACAAATCTGATCTAGTGGAATATAGCAGTATGGAGACCATCCTTCCCATTATGAACCAATACACAGAGATAGAAACTTGCGTAGAG TGTTCAGCCAAAAACTTGAAGAATATATCTGAGCTATTCTATTATGCACAGAAAGCTGTTTTACATCCTACAGGACCTCTCTATTGTCCAGAGGAAAAAGAg ATGAAACCTGCCTGTATAAAAGCTCTGACTCGTATCTTCAGAATCTCTGATCAGGATAATGATGGCACACTCAGTGATGCAGAGCTCAACTTCTTTCAG AGAATTTGTTTTAATACTCCACTAGCGCCTCAAGCATTGGAAGATGTAAAGAATGTAGTCAGAAAAAACCTAAGTGATGGAGTTGCTGATAATGGATTAACATTAAAAG GTTTTCTTTTTCTACATACACTTTTTATTCAGCGAGGAAGACATGAAACTACTTGGACAGTATTACGCCGCTTTGGATATGATGATGACCTAGAGCTCACACCAGAGTATTTGTTTCCTCC gctAAAGATTCCTTCTGACTGCACAACAGAATTGAATCACCATGTGTATTTGTTTCTCCAAAGCACTTTTGATAAGCATGATTTG GATAGAGATTGTGCTTTGTCCCCTGATGAACTCAAAGATTTGTTCAAAGTCTTCCCTTATATACCATGGGGACCTGATGTCAACAACACCGTTTGTACAAATGAAAGGGGATGGATAACATACCAGGGGTTTCTTTCTCAGTGGAC ACTAACTACATATTTAGATGTACAGCGCTGCCTGGAGTATTTGGGGTATTTAGGCTATTCAATACTGAGAGAGCAAGAGTCTCAAGCATCAGCAATTACAG gaattttaatttttttttttaaagtaaccagAGATAAAAAGATAGACCTCCAGAAAAAGCAGACTCAGAGGAATGTGTTCCGATGTAATGTTATTGGGATGAAAGGCTGTGGGAAAAGTGGAGTTCTCCAGGCACTTCTTGGAAGAAATCTTATG AGACAGAGGCAAATACGTGCAGAGCACAAATCTTACTATGCGATGAATACAATCTATGTATATGGGCAAGAAAAATACTTGCTG cTACATGATGTTGGTGAATCTGAATTTTTAACTGATGCCGAGACCATATGTGATGCTGTTTGCTTAGTGTATGATGTCAGTAATCCTAAATCCTTTGAATATTGTGCTAGAATTTTTAAG CAACACTTCATGGACAGCAGAATACCTTGCTTAGTGGTAGCTGCAAAGTCAGACCTACATGAAGTTAAACAAGAATATAGCATTTCCCCTGCTGACTTCTGCAAGAAACACAAAATGCCTCCACCACAAGCCTTTTTTTGTAACACTGTTGATATACCGAGTAAGGAtatctttgttaaactgacaacAATGGCCATGTATCC CCATGCCCGATTACGCTGTATGTGCGCCTGCAACAGGTGTACATTTTGCATCTGTCAGAACTTCCTCAACTCAGACTTGCTGCAATCTGTAAAGAACAAACTCTTCACTGCAGTTCTTAACAG GTTAAGACTCCATATAGATGAGTTGGGTGCCATGCTGTTAGCAGACGAGGAGAGCAGTATTATTCATCAGGTGCACGCCGTCAGCTCTGTAGAAGATTCCATCTTCATGGAGTCATCTCTTGATCCACATTTACTTGAAGACAG GCATGTGACACAAGCAGACCTCAAAAGTTCCTCATTTTGGCTTCGAGCAAGTTTTGGTGCTACAGTCTTTGCAGTTTTGGGTTTTGCAATGTACAGAGCATTATTAAAGCAGCGATGA
- the RHOT1 gene encoding mitochondrial Rho GTPase 1 isoform X4, producing MKKDVRILLVGEPRVGKTSLIMSLVSEEFPEEVPPRAEEITIPADVTPERVPTHIVDYSEAEQSDEQLHHEISQANVICIVYAVNNKNSIDKVTSRWIPLINERTDKDSRLPLILVGNKSDLVEYSSMETILPIMNQYTEIETCVECSAKNLKNISELFYYAQKAVLHPTGPLYCPEEKEMKPACIKALTRIFRISDQDNDGTLSDAELNFFQRICFNTPLAPQALEDVKNVVRKNLSDGVADNGLTLKGFLFLHTLFIQRGRHETTWTVLRRFGYDDDLELTPEYLFPPLKIPSDCTTELNHHVYLFLQSTFDKHDLDRDCALSPDELKDLFKVFPYIPWGPDVNNTVCTNERGWITYQGFLSQWTLTTYLDVQRCLEYLGYLGYSILREQESQASAITGILIFFFKVTRDKKIDLQKKQTQRNVFRCNVIGMKGCGKSGVLQALLGRNLMRQRQIRAEHKSYYAMNTIYVYGQEKYLLLHDVGESEFLTDAETICDAVCLVYDVSNPKSFEYCARIFKQHFMDSRIPCLVVAAKSDLHEVKQEYSISPADFCKKHKMPPPQAFFCNTVDIPSKDIFVKLTTMAMYPHARLRCMCACNRCTFCICQNFLNSDLLQSVKNKLFTAVLNRHVTQADLKSSSFWLRASFGATVFAVLGFAMYRALLKQR from the exons ATGAAGAAAGACGTGAGGATCCTGCTGGTGGGAGAAC cCAGAGTTGGAAAGACATCACTCATTATGTCTCTTGTCAGTGAAGAATTTCCAGAAGAG GTTCCTCCACGTGCAGAAGAAATCACCATCCCAGCTGATGTCACCCCTGAAAGAGTGCCAACGCACATAGTGGATTATTCAG AAGCAGAGCAAAGTGATGAGCAGCTTCACCATGAAATATCACAG gcTAATGTAATTTGCATAGTATATGCTGTTAACAACAAGAATTCTATTGACAAG GTAACAAGCAGATGGATTCCTCTCATCAATGAAAGAACAGACAAAGATAGCAG GCTTCCTCTTATATTGGTTGGAAACAAATCTGATCTAGTGGAATATAGCAGTATGGAGACCATCCTTCCCATTATGAACCAATACACAGAGATAGAAACTTGCGTAGAG TGTTCAGCCAAAAACTTGAAGAATATATCTGAGCTATTCTATTATGCACAGAAAGCTGTTTTACATCCTACAGGACCTCTCTATTGTCCAGAGGAAAAAGAg ATGAAACCTGCCTGTATAAAAGCTCTGACTCGTATCTTCAGAATCTCTGATCAGGATAATGATGGCACACTCAGTGATGCAGAGCTCAACTTCTTTCAG AGAATTTGTTTTAATACTCCACTAGCGCCTCAAGCATTGGAAGATGTAAAGAATGTAGTCAGAAAAAACCTAAGTGATGGAGTTGCTGATAATGGATTAACATTAAAAG GTTTTCTTTTTCTACATACACTTTTTATTCAGCGAGGAAGACATGAAACTACTTGGACAGTATTACGCCGCTTTGGATATGATGATGACCTAGAGCTCACACCAGAGTATTTGTTTCCTCC gctAAAGATTCCTTCTGACTGCACAACAGAATTGAATCACCATGTGTATTTGTTTCTCCAAAGCACTTTTGATAAGCATGATTTG GATAGAGATTGTGCTTTGTCCCCTGATGAACTCAAAGATTTGTTCAAAGTCTTCCCTTATATACCATGGGGACCTGATGTCAACAACACCGTTTGTACAAATGAAAGGGGATGGATAACATACCAGGGGTTTCTTTCTCAGTGGAC ACTAACTACATATTTAGATGTACAGCGCTGCCTGGAGTATTTGGGGTATTTAGGCTATTCAATACTGAGAGAGCAAGAGTCTCAAGCATCAGCAATTACAG gaattttaatttttttttttaaagtaaccagAGATAAAAAGATAGACCTCCAGAAAAAGCAGACTCAGAGGAATGTGTTCCGATGTAATGTTATTGGGATGAAAGGCTGTGGGAAAAGTGGAGTTCTCCAGGCACTTCTTGGAAGAAATCTTATG AGACAGAGGCAAATACGTGCAGAGCACAAATCTTACTATGCGATGAATACAATCTATGTATATGGGCAAGAAAAATACTTGCTG cTACATGATGTTGGTGAATCTGAATTTTTAACTGATGCCGAGACCATATGTGATGCTGTTTGCTTAGTGTATGATGTCAGTAATCCTAAATCCTTTGAATATTGTGCTAGAATTTTTAAG CAACACTTCATGGACAGCAGAATACCTTGCTTAGTGGTAGCTGCAAAGTCAGACCTACATGAAGTTAAACAAGAATATAGCATTTCCCCTGCTGACTTCTGCAAGAAACACAAAATGCCTCCACCACAAGCCTTTTTTTGTAACACTGTTGATATACCGAGTAAGGAtatctttgttaaactgacaacAATGGCCATGTATCC CCATGCCCGATTACGCTGTATGTGCGCCTGCAACAGGTGTACATTTTGCATCTGTCAGAACTTCCTCAACTCAGACTTGCTGCAATCTGTAAAGAACAAACTCTTCACTGCAGTTCTTAACAG GCATGTGACACAAGCAGACCTCAAAAGTTCCTCATTTTGGCTTCGAGCAAGTTTTGGTGCTACAGTCTTTGCAGTTTTGGGTTTTGCAATGTACAGAGCATTATTAAAGCAGCGATGA